From one Bradyrhizobium sp. Ash2021 genomic stretch:
- a CDS encoding Crp/Fnr family transcriptional regulator — protein sequence MKNLLLSLLPASDLKLLAPHLKPAYFEQHHLLFEADERIGYVYFPTGAVVSLVVTLSTGEIIEAAMVGVDGVLGASAALDGKISLSRGIVQLAGEIAVCDIDALKSAALQSTKLFSLLIRHEQTVYAQAQQSAACFATHQVEARLCRWLLRARDLSASDNLPFTQEYLAEMLGVRRTSVTEVAHTLQEAGLIKYARGKIQIVNAGGLRASACECYASVKAHYQKLIGPSPR from the coding sequence ATGAAGAATCTTTTGCTCAGCCTGCTCCCTGCTTCCGATCTGAAGCTTCTCGCACCGCATTTGAAGCCCGCATATTTCGAACAGCATCACCTGTTGTTCGAGGCGGACGAGCGAATCGGTTACGTCTACTTTCCGACCGGTGCCGTCGTATCGCTCGTCGTCACCCTTTCAACCGGAGAAATCATCGAAGCGGCGATGGTCGGTGTGGATGGCGTTTTAGGGGCTTCCGCGGCCCTCGACGGAAAAATATCGCTGAGCCGCGGCATCGTTCAACTCGCCGGCGAAATCGCCGTCTGCGATATCGACGCGCTGAAATCCGCGGCCTTGCAGAGCACCAAATTGTTTTCGCTGCTCATTCGACACGAGCAAACCGTGTATGCCCAGGCGCAGCAGTCGGCAGCGTGTTTCGCCACCCACCAGGTCGAGGCAAGGTTGTGCCGCTGGCTGCTTCGCGCGCGGGATTTGTCGGCGAGCGACAATCTCCCCTTCACGCAGGAATACCTCGCGGAGATGCTGGGGGTCAGACGGACGAGCGTGACGGAAGTCGCGCATACGCTGCAGGAAGCGGGGTTGATCAAATATGCCCGCGGCAAAATTCAGATCGTGAACGCGGGCGGTTTGAGGGCGAGCGCCTGCGAATGCTACGCTTCGGTCAAGGCGCACTATCAAAAGCTGATCGGACCCTCTCCAAGATAG